The proteins below are encoded in one region of Ferruginibacter lapsinanis:
- a CDS encoding LTA synthase family protein, protein MQFYSKIPRLIRWIISVMISFLVVMSVLRLLFYFQFNPPKKAFSGGTFLMGLRFDLKSICILALSIFLLCSIPWINPFKKMYAKRIWNILLTVVFAILIIFYAADHYYYDYLHQRLNANILSYTEDAGISATMAWQSYPIISFLIGFIVLVFVAAIFFRKRLAKYVQEDAAVVKRAWLYKLVFFLLLGLGIFGKIGQFPLRWSDAFTLSDDFKANLALNPFESFVSTLKFSDLQIDVKKVRRHYPFMSAYMGVQQPDSNKLNYKRYYSFNDSLVNKPNVVLVICESFSMYKSSMSGNPLNTTPYFNQLCKNGIFFDRCFTPAYGTARGVWATITGLPDVLGSSKQTASRNPAAVDQRVIINDFKGYDKFYFLGGDPTWANIQGLLKNNIEGLRIYSQDDFKAKKIDVWGISDKNLFLEANKTLAEKKMPFFAIIQTADNHRPYTIPSEDQAVFKKVSFPKDSIKKYGFESEEEMNAFRYTDFSYQQFIEAAKKEKYFDNTIFIFVGDHGINGNADNIYPKSWTNQRLTGEHVPLLFYAPKLIQPKWVNSICSQIDIFPTIATMLRIPYTNNALGRNIIDTVAATNKCAFVMDHDLKTIGVVTDQYCFQTNLQSGKQIFVSVLNNEPIQPSAETDSMKNYLSELTSAYYETAKYLILNNKKN, encoded by the coding sequence ATGCAGTTTTATAGTAAAATACCTCGTTTGATCCGCTGGATAATAAGTGTGATGATAAGTTTCTTGGTTGTAATGAGTGTATTAAGGCTCCTTTTTTATTTTCAGTTCAATCCTCCCAAAAAAGCATTTTCCGGAGGAACCTTTTTAATGGGTCTACGATTTGATCTGAAGTCGATTTGCATATTAGCCCTTTCTATATTTCTTTTATGTAGCATTCCATGGATCAATCCTTTCAAAAAGATGTATGCCAAAAGAATTTGGAATATTTTACTGACTGTTGTATTTGCAATTTTGATCATTTTTTATGCAGCTGATCATTATTATTATGATTACTTACATCAACGATTAAACGCAAATATTTTGAGTTATACAGAAGATGCAGGAATTTCTGCAACAATGGCCTGGCAGTCGTACCCGATAATAAGTTTTTTAATAGGTTTCATAGTACTTGTATTTGTTGCAGCAATATTTTTTAGAAAGAGATTGGCCAAATATGTGCAGGAGGATGCAGCAGTTGTAAAGAGAGCATGGTTATATAAGCTAGTGTTTTTTTTACTTTTAGGGTTGGGTATTTTTGGTAAGATCGGTCAGTTCCCGTTAAGATGGAGTGATGCATTTACTTTAAGTGATGATTTTAAAGCAAATCTTGCATTGAACCCATTTGAAAGTTTTGTGAGTACACTAAAGTTTTCTGATCTGCAAATTGATGTAAAAAAAGTTAGAAGGCATTATCCGTTTATGTCTGCCTATATGGGAGTACAGCAACCGGATAGCAACAAATTGAATTACAAAAGATATTATTCTTTCAACGATTCATTGGTTAATAAACCAAATGTGGTATTAGTGATCTGCGAAAGTTTCAGCATGTATAAAAGTAGTATGAGTGGCAATCCTTTAAATACTACTCCCTATTTTAATCAATTGTGTAAGAACGGGATCTTTTTTGATAGATGTTTTACTCCGGCATACGGAACTGCAAGAGGCGTGTGGGCAACGATTACAGGCTTGCCGGATGTATTAGGTTCCAGTAAACAAACGGCAAGTAGAAACCCAGCTGCTGTAGATCAGCGTGTGATCATCAATGATTTTAAAGGGTATGATAAATTTTATTTTTTAGGAGGGGATCCTACCTGGGCAAATATTCAGGGATTATTAAAAAATAATATTGAGGGGTTACGTATTTATAGTCAGGATGATTTTAAAGCAAAAAAAATAGATGTTTGGGGAATAAGCGATAAGAATTTATTCTTAGAGGCCAATAAGACGTTGGCAGAAAAGAAGATGCCTTTTTTTGCTATCATTCAGACAGCAGATAATCATCGTCCATATACCATTCCTTCAGAAGATCAGGCAGTATTTAAAAAAGTGTCTTTTCCTAAAGATTCTATAAAAAAATACGGCTTTGAAAGTGAGGAAGAAATGAATGCATTCAGGTATACTGATTTTAGCTATCAACAATTTATCGAAGCAGCTAAAAAGGAGAAATATTTTGACAATACCATTTTTATTTTTGTTGGTGATCACGGAATTAATGGGAATGCAGATAATATATACCCAAAAAGCTGGACCAATCAGCGGCTTACCGGTGAACATGTGCCATTATTATTTTATGCACCCAAATTGATACAACCTAAATGGGTAAACAGCATTTGTTCACAAATTGATATTTTTCCAACCATTGCAACTATGCTAAGAATTCCTTACACCAATAATGCGTTGGGAAGAAATATAATTGACACTGTTGCGGCAACCAATAAATGTGCTTTTGTGATGGATCATGACCTAAAGACAATAGGTGTTGTTACTGATCAATATTGTTTTCAAACAAATTTACAATCAGGAAAACAAATTTTTGTATCAGTTCTTAATAATGAACCGATACAACCATCTGCAGAAACAGACAGCATGAAAAACTACCTTAGTGAATTGACAAGCGCTTATTACGAAACAGCGAAGTATCTGATCCTTAACAACAAAAAAAATTAA
- the hisS gene encoding histidine--tRNA ligase: protein MSKPSIPQGTRDFDATVLRKRNYIFSAIKNVFEKYAFEPLETPAMENLDTLMGKYGEEGDRLIFKILNNGLSDPKNIDKAKIGFEKLLEGKSSNELTERALKYDLTIPFARYVAMNIGKLTFPYKRYQIQPVWRADRPQKGRYREFTQCDADIVGSHSLLIEVELANIYHEAFVQLGIKNYELKINSRKILSALAKLCGGADKMTDITVAIDKIDKIGIDKVKIELSERGLTQEQIDTVEKYLNISGSNDEKIAQAIALFGDSAEANRGLEEITNVVKKATDANITVDFSLARGLNYYTGIIFEAKAPAEVSIGSIGGGGRYDDLTSLFGVKESMPGVGISFGVDRIYDVMEELNLFPENIGKSVKAIFFNMGEQEANFSFGIMQQLRSKGIACELFYESAKISKQFSYAEKKNIEYAVIIGSKEIEQNYCQVKQLATGVQELVILDNLFDYLSTK from the coding sequence ATGAGTAAGCCAAGCATTCCGCAAGGAACGAGAGATTTTGATGCAACAGTATTGCGTAAACGCAACTATATATTTTCTGCAATAAAAAATGTATTTGAAAAATATGCTTTTGAACCATTAGAAACGCCGGCAATGGAAAACCTGGATACATTGATGGGAAAATATGGCGAGGAGGGAGACAGATTGATCTTTAAAATTTTAAACAACGGATTAAGTGATCCTAAGAATATCGACAAAGCTAAAATTGGATTTGAAAAATTATTAGAAGGAAAAAGTTCCAATGAATTGACTGAAAGGGCTTTGAAATATGACCTTACTATCCCTTTTGCCAGATATGTGGCTATGAATATAGGGAAACTAACATTTCCGTATAAACGCTATCAGATACAACCTGTGTGGCGTGCAGACAGACCGCAGAAAGGTCGCTACAGAGAGTTTACACAATGTGATGCGGATATTGTAGGTAGTCATTCTCTTTTGATAGAAGTAGAATTGGCAAATATTTATCACGAGGCATTTGTACAACTTGGTATTAAAAACTACGAACTTAAGATCAATAGCAGAAAAATCCTATCTGCTTTAGCAAAACTTTGTGGCGGGGCCGATAAAATGACTGATATCACAGTTGCTATTGACAAGATCGATAAGATTGGTATTGATAAAGTAAAGATAGAATTGTCTGAGAGAGGGCTTACTCAGGAGCAGATCGACACTGTTGAAAAATACCTGAACATATCCGGAAGCAATGATGAAAAAATAGCACAAGCAATTGCATTATTTGGCGACAGTGCCGAAGCTAACAGAGGGCTGGAAGAAATAACCAACGTAGTAAAAAAAGCAACGGATGCGAATATTACAGTAGATTTCTCTTTGGCCAGAGGTCTCAACTACTATACTGGAATCATTTTTGAAGCCAAAGCTCCGGCAGAGGTATCGATAGGCAGTATCGGTGGTGGAGGAAGATATGATGACCTTACCAGCCTTTTTGGTGTAAAAGAAAGTATGCCGGGTGTGGGTATCAGTTTTGGTGTTGACAGAATTTATGATGTGATGGAAGAGCTGAATCTTTTCCCTGAAAACATAGGAAAATCTGTAAAAGCTATATTTTTTAACATGGGCGAACAGGAGGCCAATTTTTCGTTCGGCATCATGCAACAACTTCGTAGTAAAGGCATTGCATGTGAACTTTTTTATGAATCTGCAAAGATCAGTAAGCAATTCAGCTATGCGGAAAAGAAAAATATTGAATACGCTGTCATTATCGGAAGTAAAGAAATTGAACAAAATTACTGCCAGGTTAAACAACTGGCTACTGGTGTTCAGGAGCTGGTAATATTGGATAACCTATTTGACTATTTGAGTACTAAATAA
- a CDS encoding hemolysin family protein, whose product MTEVFILLLLIIVNGLFVMSEIALVSARKSRLESMANKGDLKAKKALELAENPEVFLSAAQIGITLIAIVTGLYSGEKFSDDLRPYVEKFDSLRPYASTLSTTIIVIIVTFLSIIFGELMPKRLGMMQAEKIARLVAGPMDLFSKLTGPIVWLLTTISGFLFRLFNVKKSPDSAVTEEEIKAMITEGSEHGTIEEEEKEIIERVFHLGDRNITSLMTHRTDIEWFDIDDTVQTVKDKFDAITYSTYPVCEKQVDDIKGLIYIKDLLKAEANTPLKDLIKPALFVPENNNPYQLLEKIKETKIHSCFIVNEYGTLEGLITLNDILEAIVGDVPQTGQDEYEVVERADGTYLVDAQIPFYDFLSRFEKTEWMNEGEHEFDTLAGFVLHELEHIPTTGETFDWRGFQFEIIDMDSQRIDKLLVKISEEIKDNMDEE is encoded by the coding sequence ATGACAGAAGTTTTTATATTATTACTGCTTATTATTGTTAACGGGCTTTTTGTGATGAGTGAGATAGCGCTGGTTAGTGCCAGAAAATCCAGGCTGGAATCAATGGCCAATAAAGGTGATCTCAAAGCAAAAAAAGCATTAGAATTAGCTGAGAATCCCGAAGTTTTTTTATCCGCAGCTCAAATAGGCATTACGTTGATCGCAATTGTAACGGGTTTGTATTCGGGAGAAAAATTCAGTGATGACCTGAGGCCATATGTAGAAAAATTCGATTCACTGAGACCATATGCCTCTACTCTCTCCACCACTATCATTGTTATCATCGTAACTTTTCTATCAATCATTTTTGGAGAACTAATGCCAAAAAGATTGGGTATGATGCAAGCAGAAAAGATTGCAAGATTAGTTGCTGGGCCGATGGATCTTTTTTCAAAACTCACCGGCCCCATCGTTTGGCTCTTGACAACGATCAGTGGCTTTTTGTTCCGATTATTTAATGTAAAAAAATCTCCGGACAGTGCGGTAACGGAAGAGGAGATCAAAGCCATGATAACCGAAGGAAGTGAACATGGAACAATTGAAGAAGAAGAAAAGGAAATTATTGAAAGGGTCTTTCATCTGGGTGATAGAAACATTACATCGTTGATGACACACCGAACAGATATTGAATGGTTTGATATTGATGATACTGTACAAACTGTAAAAGATAAATTTGATGCAATCACCTATTCAACTTATCCTGTTTGTGAAAAACAAGTTGATGATATTAAGGGACTCATTTATATAAAAGATCTGTTAAAAGCTGAAGCAAATACACCATTGAAAGATCTAATTAAACCTGCATTGTTTGTTCCTGAAAATAATAATCCGTACCAGCTCTTAGAAAAAATAAAAGAAACAAAAATTCACAGTTGTTTTATTGTAAATGAATATGGTACATTGGAAGGTTTGATTACCCTCAACGATATTTTAGAGGCCATTGTTGGTGACGTACCGCAAACCGGACAGGACGAATACGAAGTAGTAGAGAGAGCTGACGGCACTTATCTGGTAGATGCACAAATACCATTTTATGATTTCCTTAGCCGTTTTGAAAAAACAGAATGGATGAACGAAGGCGAGCATGAATTTGATACCCTTGCAGGATTTGTATTACATGAATTAGAACATATCCCCACCACAGGCGAAACATTTGATTGGCGTGGCTTTCAATTTGAAATAATTGATATGGATAGCCAACGGATCGACAAACTCCTTGTTAAGATCTCCGAAGAAATTAAAGACAATATGGATGAAGAGTAA
- a CDS encoding pseudouridine synthase, with amino-acid sequence MISDKKANPHGSPFLFYLYTSLLLKKQQTTTTMSNQHFQKFAKKKKNSAIKEEFKQAKKKAKKERAAAINQRFEEKRRMKAEGRLPTNQNLHPKEAKVAVSKPKAAGVASPVKTADKENKEVAVKKFAEMPLNKFLAHCGVCSRRDAVEIVKGGKIKVNGNVILEPAFKVTEKDEVIFNGKKLFIAKNLVYILLNKPKDYITTTDDPQGRKTVLQLVKQATTERIYPVGRLDRNTSGVLLLTNDGELTQKLSHPSYNITKLYEAKLDKPLLKADFDKILTGIKLEDGEIKADSLGYVDPKDKSVIGIEIHSGRNRVVRRIFESMGYDVKGLDRVMYATLTKKNVDRGKWRYLSEKEVRLLKYLNASLKKATPKDKKKPADK; translated from the coding sequence ATGATCTCAGATAAAAAGGCGAATCCTCATGGTTCGCCTTTTTTGTTTTACCTTTATACCTCACTACTGTTGAAAAAACAGCAAACTACTACAACCATGAGCAATCAGCATTTCCAAAAATTTGCCAAGAAGAAAAAGAACAGCGCCATAAAGGAAGAGTTCAAACAAGCAAAAAAGAAAGCAAAAAAAGAACGTGCCGCAGCTATTAATCAACGCTTTGAAGAAAAGAGAAGAATGAAGGCTGAAGGTCGTTTACCTACTAACCAAAACCTGCATCCTAAGGAAGCTAAAGTAGCTGTTAGCAAACCAAAAGCTGCCGGAGTTGCATCACCTGTAAAAACAGCAGATAAAGAAAATAAAGAGGTAGCCGTAAAAAAATTCGCTGAAATGCCTTTGAATAAATTCTTGGCTCATTGTGGCGTATGCAGTCGCAGAGACGCTGTGGAGATAGTTAAAGGAGGAAAAATAAAAGTAAATGGCAACGTTATACTTGAACCTGCTTTTAAAGTTACGGAGAAAGACGAGGTGATCTTTAACGGAAAAAAATTATTCATTGCTAAAAACCTGGTATACATCTTACTAAATAAACCGAAAGATTATATCACTACAACCGATGATCCTCAGGGAAGAAAAACTGTTTTGCAATTGGTAAAACAAGCTACTACTGAAAGGATATACCCTGTTGGAAGATTAGATAGAAATACTTCTGGTGTCTTATTATTAACGAATGATGGTGAACTTACGCAAAAGTTATCTCACCCTAGTTATAATATCACAAAACTATATGAAGCTAAATTAGATAAGCCTTTATTAAAAGCCGATTTCGACAAGATCTTAACAGGTATAAAATTAGAAGATGGTGAAATCAAAGCCGACTCTCTTGGTTATGTAGACCCAAAAGATAAATCGGTAATTGGCATTGAAATACATAGTGGTCGTAATCGTGTTGTCCGCAGGATCTTTGAGAGTATGGGCTATGATGTAAAAGGATTAGACAGGGTGATGTATGCCACATTAACAAAGAAGAATGTAGACAGAGGTAAATGGCGTTATCTCAGCGAAAAAGAAGTTCGTCTGCTTAAATATTTAAATGCATCGCTTAAGAAAGCAACTCCGAAAGACAAAAAAAAGCCTGCTGATAAATAA
- the rlmN gene encoding 23S rRNA (adenine(2503)-C(2))-methyltransferase RlmN, which translates to MKTAVKPNIRHFSLPELKEYFEKMGDKKFRAIQVYDWLWKVNVQSFDEMTNLSKELRLTLAEKFTLTPLKVNATQFSSDGTIKSRFITVDGHMIEGVLIPTEKRNTACISSQIGCSLSCKFCATGKMERKRNLDFDEIYSQVTLINQQSEKTFDKKLSNIVFMGMGEPLLNYKNVLRAIEKITAPDGFGMSPKRITVSTAGVAKMIKQLGDDGVKFNLALSLHAANDKKRNEIMPINETNNIAELVDALNYFYEKTKNDITLEYILLKGVNDTIEDADDLIKIYRKVPTHLVNVIEYNSIEGEKFVKPDEDTTQSFTDHLAKNRVNVRVRRSRGKDIDAACGQLANKGK; encoded by the coding sequence ATGAAAACAGCAGTTAAGCCCAACATTCGTCACTTCTCACTTCCCGAACTGAAAGAATATTTTGAAAAAATGGGAGATAAGAAATTCAGAGCCATTCAGGTATATGATTGGTTGTGGAAAGTGAATGTGCAGAGTTTTGATGAAATGACCAACCTTTCTAAAGAACTAAGACTAACATTAGCTGAAAAATTCACCCTTACTCCATTAAAAGTAAATGCAACTCAATTCAGTAGCGATGGCACTATTAAATCAAGGTTCATAACCGTAGATGGTCATATGATCGAAGGTGTTTTAATTCCAACTGAAAAAAGAAATACAGCTTGTATCTCTTCACAGATCGGTTGCAGTCTATCCTGTAAGTTTTGTGCTACCGGAAAAATGGAACGAAAAAGAAACCTTGATTTTGATGAGATCTACAGCCAGGTAACATTGATCAATCAGCAGTCGGAAAAAACTTTTGATAAAAAATTATCAAACATTGTTTTTATGGGTATGGGGGAGCCTTTGCTCAACTATAAAAATGTACTAAGAGCCATTGAAAAAATAACTGCTCCTGATGGATTTGGAATGAGCCCTAAACGTATTACCGTTTCTACAGCGGGTGTGGCAAAGATGATCAAGCAACTGGGAGATGATGGCGTGAAATTCAATTTAGCCTTATCACTTCATGCAGCCAACGACAAGAAACGAAATGAAATAATGCCTATCAATGAAACAAACAATATTGCTGAATTGGTAGATGCTTTGAATTATTTCTACGAAAAAACAAAGAACGATATCACACTGGAATATATTCTTTTAAAGGGTGTTAACGACACTATTGAAGATGCAGATGACCTGATCAAGATCTATAGAAAAGTGCCTACACATTTGGTTAATGTGATAGAATACAATTCTATCGAAGGCGAAAAGTTTGTAAAACCAGATGAAGACACTACACAAAGCTTTACCGATCATCTGGCTAAGAACAGAGTCAATGTAAGAGTAAGACGTAGTCGTGGCAAGGACATCGATGCCGCCTGCGGACAATTAGCCAACAAGGGTAAATAA
- a CDS encoding phosphatase PAP2 family protein, with translation MHTLIEWDKQFFHLINSKWHNSAMDWLMPLLRNSVMWYPFYLFLLLLIIVNFKKNVWWWIGIGTLTVILSNYVSSNLIKENIYRLRPCNDPSIASWVRVLVGYRPQSSSFTSSHAANHFALAMYLYLSLKPYSPKWVSILFFIWAFAISYAQVYVGVHYPLDVAGGAIIGILIGYLSGKSFNKQFGLE, from the coding sequence ATGCACACTTTAATTGAATGGGATAAGCAATTTTTTCACCTGATCAATAGTAAATGGCACAATTCCGCGATGGATTGGCTAATGCCCTTGTTGCGAAACAGCGTAATGTGGTATCCTTTTTATTTATTTTTACTTTTATTGATCATTGTAAATTTTAAAAAAAACGTTTGGTGGTGGATTGGTATAGGCACGTTAACCGTCATTTTAAGCAATTATGTCAGCAGCAACTTGATTAAAGAAAATATCTATCGACTAAGGCCATGCAACGACCCTTCAATTGCAAGCTGGGTAAGGGTTTTGGTTGGTTACAGACCTCAAAGTTCAAGTTTTACTTCTTCGCATGCTGCTAATCATTTTGCATTAGCTATGTATTTATACCTTAGTTTAAAACCATATTCTCCCAAATGGGTGTCCATTTTATTCTTCATTTGGGCCTTTGCTATTTCATATGCACAGGTGTATGTAGGTGTACATTATCCACTTGATGTGGCCGGAGGTGCTATAATTGGAATACTTATCGGATATTTGTCAGGAAAATCGTTCAACAAACAATTCGGTTTGGAATAA
- a CDS encoding RluA family pseudouridine synthase has translation MEPLRTTKSFKGISDITIFENEDFVILNKPAGVLSIPDRTQSEPSLKDMLIEKYGSILTVHRLDRETSGIILFAKNETAHKYFSKQFEERGVEKFYMGLVHGTPIHKTGTIDAAIMENPVFKGQMVINKKGKPSVTDYEVIEELGKYSLVKFQIHTGRTHQIRVHAKNIGHPIVCDPLYGDGKPVLLSSFKKKFKLSKHDEEERPILNRVALHSYQLKFKDAAGKPFDLTAELPKDIRALMQQLKKIH, from the coding sequence ATGGAACCGCTAAGAACTACTAAATCTTTTAAGGGGATATCAGACATCACTATTTTTGAGAATGAAGATTTTGTTATCCTCAATAAACCGGCCGGCGTATTGTCAATACCCGACAGAACCCAATCAGAGCCATCGTTAAAAGATATGCTGATTGAAAAATACGGCAGCATCCTTACCGTTCATCGACTTGACAGAGAAACAAGCGGTATTATTTTATTTGCCAAAAATGAAACGGCTCACAAATATTTTTCTAAGCAGTTTGAAGAACGAGGTGTAGAAAAATTCTATATGGGCCTTGTACACGGAACCCCCATTCATAAAACCGGTACAATTGATGCCGCTATCATGGAGAACCCAGTTTTCAAAGGACAAATGGTGATCAATAAAAAAGGGAAACCTTCTGTAACAGATTATGAAGTAATTGAAGAATTGGGAAAATACAGTTTAGTCAAATTCCAAATTCATACAGGACGTACTCATCAAATTAGAGTACATGCAAAAAATATTGGCCATCCCATTGTTTGCGACCCCTTATATGGCGATGGAAAGCCCGTATTACTTTCTTCTTTCAAAAAGAAATTCAAACTAAGTAAACATGATGAAGAAGAAAGACCAATTCTTAACAGGGTTGCGCTACACTCCTACCAGTTAAAATTTAAAGATGCGGCAGGCAAACCGTTTGATCTTACTGCCGAATTGCCAAAAGACATCAGAGCACTGATGCAACAATTAAAAAAAATACATTAA